In Anaerococcus prevotii DSM 20548, the genomic window TTTTCCCATTAATTTGTGATTTTCAAGAAAAATTATATGCAGTAGGAAAGATTCCTGGGGGATTCCTCAAAAGAGAAGGAAAGGCAAGCGATGAGGCAACCCTTATTTCTCGTCAAATGGACAGACCTTTAAGACCACTTTTCCCAGAAAACTACTATAATGACGTACAAATCATAGCCACAGTTTTGTCTATGGATGAAGATAACCTCCCAGACCCACTTACCACAATTGGAGCTTCAATCGCCTTAGGAATATCTGATATTCCATTCGATGGTCCTGTTGGAGCTTGTATGGTTGGCAAAGTTGGAGATAAACTAATTATAAATCCAAACAAGGAAGAAAGAGAAAAATCGAGCTTAGAGCTTACTGTAGCTGGTAAGAAGGGCGCTATCAACATGGTAGAAGCTGGAGCAAAGGAGATTTCTGAAGGAGAAATGCTTGAAGCAATGCTTCTTGCCCTAGAAGAGATAGGTAATATTTCTGACTTTATCCAAACTATAATCGATGATATAGGTAAAGAAAAAATCGAAGTAGCTCAGGTAGAAGAGACAGAACTTGATAGAAAGATTTCAGCTGACTTTGAAGAAGAAATTAAAAACTCAATCAGAACTACAGATAAGACTGAAAGAGAAGATAATATCTTCAATATCGAAGAAGCTGCTAAGGAAAAATATCTAGAAGAATATCCAGAAAGTGAAGATGAAATTCACAGAAGAATTGATAATATCATGAAAAAAGAAGTACGTCGTATGATTTCAATCGATAAGATTAGACCAGACGGACGTGATCTTACAGAAATCAGACCACTTTCTGCAGAGGCAGGCCTTCTTCCAAGAGTACACGGATCAGGACTTTTCCAAAGAGGTCAAACTCAAGTTCTATCTGTAGTAACCCTAGGCTCTCCTGCTGATGTTCAAATTATAGATGGACTTAATAGAGAAGAAATTCAAAAAAGATACATCCACCAATACAACTTCCCACCATTCTGTGTTGGAGATGTAAGACCACTTAGAGGACCAGGTCGTCGTGAGATTGGTCACGGACGTTTGGCTGAAAGAGCCCTACTACCAGTACTTCCAGATGAAAAAGACTTCCCTTACACAATAAGAGTCGTATCAGAAGTATTATCATCAAACGGTTCAAGCTCTCAAGCTTCTATCTGTGGATCAACCCTTTCTCTTATGGATGCAGGTGTTCCAATAACAAAACCTGTTGCAGGAATTGCCATGGGTCTTATCAAGGAAGATGACTCTATATCAATCCTTACAGATATCCAAGGCCTAGAAGACCACCTAGGAGATATGGACTTTAAGGTAGCTGGAACTCGTGATGGAATTACAGCCCTACAAATGGATATGAAAATCGACGGAATAACAAGAGAAGTCCTAGAAGAATCTCTAAACGATGCTCACAGTGCTAGAATGAGAATTCTAGACGTTATAGAATCCGCAATCGAAAAGCCAAGAAGCGATATATCTGATTATGCGCCAAGACTATTTACAATCGACATCGACCCAGAAAAGGTTCGTGATGTAATAGGTTCTGGTGGAAAGACAATCAACAAGATAATAGATGCTACTGGAGTGAAGATTGAAACTGAAGATGATGGACACATTACAGTTGCTTCAGAAGATGGCGAAAGTGGTAAGAAGGCCATTGAGATGATAAAATCTATCGTTACAGATCCAAAGCCAGGCGATATCTATACAGGTAAGGTAGTTAGGATTATGAACTTCGGAGCCTTTGTAGAAATTGCAATTGGTAAGGAAGGCCTCCTTCACATCTCTCAAATCGACCACCACAGGGTAGAAAAGGTTGAAGATGTCTTAAGCGTAGGAGATGAGGTTAAGGTAAAGGTAACAGAGATTGATAGGCAAGGAAGAATTAACCTATCAAGAAAGGCCCTCCTAGAAAAACCAGAAGCATGGCCAGTAGACGAATCACCTTACAGAAAAGATAAAAAAGATAAGTAAGAGCACTTAAATAAACTGTTTTAGATAGTGAAGGCTTCGACAATCCTAAAATCATCTAAGCTAGGCGATAGTATTTCTTCGCTTAGCTTTAAGAGTAGGTCTTTAGTTTATGTTTCATAAACATAGTCTCTAAGCTAAACTGTCATGGGCAGTTTATTTTTTATGCCTCTTAATATATAATTATAGAGAGGTGGATATGACTAGTAAAAATCAAAATAGAATCAGAAAAAAATCGAATAAAAAATCACCTAATAGGACCAAGACTAAAAAGCCTAGGGAAAGTAAGTTTGATTTTAGGAGATTTTCTCTAATAATGATGGCAATCCAAGTCATTTTATTTATATTTATATTAAGTTCTAATACCGGGCTTATGGGAGATGTCCTATCAGATTTCTTTGCTAAAATCTTTGGAAAATTTGCCCTAGTCTTCCCAGTTATTGTATTTATAAGTTTTCTATCAGAGCTTAGGGGAAGGTTTAGGGAAAACTTATCTAAGTTTTTACTGCTTTATACTATTTACCTACTCACTCTAGCAATCTTTTCAAGAGACTTTATAAGAAATGAGCTTTCCTGGTCTGTCCAATATGCAGCAAGCCAAAAAACTGATGGGGGAGGAGCAATCGGTGGTGCAATTTCATTTTTCCTAGTAAACCTAATAGGAAATCTTGGCCTTTATATCCTTTATGGCCTTTCAATATTTGCTTTATTAATCGATATAAGTCCCCTAACTTATGGAGAATTTTTTGAGAAAGTTAAGGAAGGCTTTAGCAAATTAGGGCAAAATATAAAAGATTTGACCCTAAGAGCTAAAAGCTCAATCAATGAAAGAAAAAAAAGACAGGAAGAAGAAAGAATCGAAGATAAGAGAGAAGACGATTTAGAAGAAAGAAAAGCTCCAGTAAAGGAAAATCCAGTAAGTGCAAAAGAAAAAGAAGCTCCTAAAAGGGGAGAAGTAAAAAGAAGCCCTGTCAAAAACTTCGACTTAGATAGCTTAGGCGATGCCAAGGTAAATAATTACAAGTCTCGCCAAGTTGAGATGTCTGATTTCAATGAAAGTTTTAGGAGAGAATTTGGAGATTATACTTACCCATCAATTGATCTTTTGGAAGATATCAATGAAGATGGGGGAGTTGATGATAGAGAAATCAGAGCTCGAGCAGTAGCTATAGAAGAGACTTTAGATTCATTCGGCATAGACGGTAAGGTCGTACAAATTGATGTAGGTCCAACAGTAACCTGCTATGAGCTAAAACCTCAAAGGGGAGTTAAGGTTAGTAAAATTGTTAACCTGTCTGATGATTTGGCCTTAGCCCTTGCTACAAGCGGTATAAGAATACTCGCTCCAATTCCTGGCAAAAGCCATGTTGGAATCGAGGTTCCCAATGATAAGAAGGAAGTCGTTGGACTTAAGGAAATCTTATCTTCAGAAAACTTTGTCAAATCCAAATATATAATTCCCTTTGCCATGGGTAAATCTGTATCAGGTGATGTTGAAGTTTCAGCGATTGAGAAGATGCCCCACCTTCTGGTCTCAGGAGCGACTGGATCTGGTAAGTCCGTTTGTATCAATACCATCATCATGTCG contains:
- a CDS encoding DNA translocase FtsK, which encodes MTSKNQNRIRKKSNKKSPNRTKTKKPRESKFDFRRFSLIMMAIQVILFIFILSSNTGLMGDVLSDFFAKIFGKFALVFPVIVFISFLSELRGRFRENLSKFLLLYTIYLLTLAIFSRDFIRNELSWSVQYAASQKTDGGGAIGGAISFFLVNLIGNLGLYILYGLSIFALLIDISPLTYGEFFEKVKEGFSKLGQNIKDLTLRAKSSINERKKRQEEERIEDKREDDLEERKAPVKENPVSAKEKEAPKRGEVKRSPVKNFDLDSLGDAKVNNYKSRQVEMSDFNESFRREFGDYTYPSIDLLEDINEDGGVDDREIRARAVAIEETLDSFGIDGKVVQIDVGPTVTCYELKPQRGVKVSKIVNLSDDLALALATSGIRILAPIPGKSHVGIEVPNDKKEVVGLKEILSSENFVKSKYIIPFAMGKSVSGDVEVSAIEKMPHLLVSGATGSGKSVCINTIIMSILYKHSPNDVKLLLVDPKVVELSIYNGIPHLIMPVITDPKKASSSLFRAISEMEKRYKLFEKNHVRDIVGYKKAQESDDSMENLPYIVIIIDELADLMMTVGAEVEDYITRLAQKSRACGIHLIIATQRPTVDVITGTIKANIPSRISFAVTSQIDSRTILDAQGAEKLLGKGDMLYASSDSMRPTRIQGAFVSDDEVISVVREIKEGNETNYDEEAIEKVEENVESPSEVSDDEDELIDEAIKVIINENTASVSMLQRKLKIGYARAGRIIDQLEQRGVVGGYEGSKPRKVLVDRSYLEGEENEFS
- the pnp gene encoding polyribonucleotide nucleotidyltransferase; the encoded protein is MVKTYKYESKLGKDFEITIGKFAEQANGECYIKSGDTSLLVTAVASEKPREGIDFFPLICDFQEKLYAVGKIPGGFLKREGKASDEATLISRQMDRPLRPLFPENYYNDVQIIATVLSMDEDNLPDPLTTIGASIALGISDIPFDGPVGACMVGKVGDKLIINPNKEEREKSSLELTVAGKKGAINMVEAGAKEISEGEMLEAMLLALEEIGNISDFIQTIIDDIGKEKIEVAQVEETELDRKISADFEEEIKNSIRTTDKTEREDNIFNIEEAAKEKYLEEYPESEDEIHRRIDNIMKKEVRRMISIDKIRPDGRDLTEIRPLSAEAGLLPRVHGSGLFQRGQTQVLSVVTLGSPADVQIIDGLNREEIQKRYIHQYNFPPFCVGDVRPLRGPGRREIGHGRLAERALLPVLPDEKDFPYTIRVVSEVLSSNGSSSQASICGSTLSLMDAGVPITKPVAGIAMGLIKEDDSISILTDIQGLEDHLGDMDFKVAGTRDGITALQMDMKIDGITREVLEESLNDAHSARMRILDVIESAIEKPRSDISDYAPRLFTIDIDPEKVRDVIGSGGKTINKIIDATGVKIETEDDGHITVASEDGESGKKAIEMIKSIVTDPKPGDIYTGKVVRIMNFGAFVEIAIGKEGLLHISQIDHHRVEKVEDVLSVGDEVKVKVTEIDRQGRINLSRKALLEKPEAWPVDESPYRKDKKDK